Below is a genomic region from Bacteroidota bacterium.
AAAACAGTCGCCACAGCTATTTCTGATAAACAAACAATAACCGCCGGCGGACAAATAAGCGTAACTACCCGTTTGAACATTCCTGATCCGCAATTATGGCATCCGCAACACCCTAACCTGTATACGCTGAAAGTAGAAGTAGTTGAAAATGGTAAAACTGTTGATGCTGTGCAAAGCCATATCGGAATCCGGAAATTCGAGGTTAAAGATGAAAAATTTCTGATCAACGGAGAACCGCTCCTGCTCGTCGGTACCAACCGCCATCAGGAATATCCATATATTGGCAATGCCTTGTCCGACAATGCTCAGTACCGGGATGCAATGAAGATCAAGCAGGCCGGGTTCAATATCGTCCGCCTGTCGCACTACCCGCAGTCACCGGCTTTTATGGATGCCTGCGACAAGCTCGGGCTCCTGGCCATTGACGCAATCCCCGGATGGCAGTTTGTGGGTGATGACCACTTTATGCAACATTCGTATCAGGATGCACGCGAACTTATCCGCCGCGACCGAAACCACGCCTGCGTGGCCATGTGGGAACTTTCACTCAATGAATCGGCCATGCCCGACCAGTTTATGGAAAACATGAACCGTATTGCAAAGGAAGAATCTCCCGAAACGAAACTGCTCACCTGCGGATGGATAAACAAATACTATGATGTCTTTATTCCCGCACGCCAACATGCCAAACCGCCTTACTACTGGAAAAACTATGACGGAAAAATTCAGCTGTTCACCGCCGAATATGGAGACTGGGAATACTTTGCCCAGGATGCCGGATTGAACCAGGCCGGCTATGCCGGACTAAAAGCCGACGAACGTACCAGCCGCCAACTTCGGGGTAATGGCGAAAAGAGGTTGCTTCAGCAAGCCACCAACTACCAGGAAGCACACAACGACAATCTCCGCAATCCTCACCTTGGCGATGCCAACTGGCTGATGTTCGACTATAACCGGGGTTATTCGCCGGACATTGAATCATCAGGGATAATGGATATCTTCCGTTTACCTAAATTCAGTTATTACTTGTATCGCAGCCAAAGCATTCAACCTACATTGAAAATTGCTTCATACTGGAATGAAAAATCCGATTATCATAACCTGAAAGTCTTTGCCAATTGCGATGAAGTCGCCTTATATCTCAACGAAAAGCTAATCGAAAGGAAAAAAGCCGGAAGGAACAGTATTTCCGATAAACTGCCTAATCCCCCGTTCATTTTCGATTTGAAGGCTTTCACCCCGGGAACGCTTAAGGCTGTCGGATATACCAACAATAAAAAAGTGGCTGAAGATAAAATAACGACCGCCGGCAGCGCAAAACTGCTGAAAATATCCTTCGACTTAAGCGGAAAACCTTTTAAAGCCAATGGTGCTGATGTGATATTCGCTTATGTGACTGTCTGTGATAAAAAGGGAAATCAGGTATATGAATCGGATCGGGAAGTGCAGCTTGAAACCAGTACTGGAGCCAGCATTATCGGCCCCGATCATGTTAAAGCAGAAGCAGGTATTGCAACATTCTTGCTCAGGTCCGGTTCTCGTCCGGAAAATATTATTATTTCAGCTAAATCACAAGGACTTTTAAGTGGCAAGTCCACTATTATGTCAACAAAATAACAAAGAGTTGTACAAGTTGATGCATTTAAAACAGGCATACTCAAAAAATATAAGCTATAAAAAAATTCATCAAGGGGGGAAAAAGGGCTTTCAATAAAAGTCCTTCTTTTCTACTTTAAAACATATTAAAAAAACCTGGAAAATATTTAAAATCAAATCTCCTCAGACATTCTTTTTCTAAGCACACTATTTTTTTTGCCAAAAGAAAAATAAATCACCAGGCCAATGATTAACCATGCAACCAGTCTAATCCAAGTGTCCAAGGGCAAAGAAAACATGATGATGACACAAGTAAGAATCCCCAAAACAGGGACAACAGGGACCCATGGTGTCCGAAAGGAACGTGGCGTATCAGGTTGGGTTTTCCTTAAAATAAGTACGGCCGCACAAACCATCACAAAGGCCAGTAAAGTTCCAATGCTGGTCATTTCACCGACAACACGAATAGGAACAAACCCTGCGAACAAACTAATGAAGATACTCAGAAGAATATTTGATTTATAAGGAGTCTGAAATTTCGGATGTAATGTTGAAAAAACTCTGGGCAATAAGCCATCGCGGCTCATGGAGAAAAACACGCGCGATTGCCCCATCAAGTCGACCAGGATCACAGATATATATCCGATAAGTATCGCCAAAATGATGGCCTGACTGAGCCACAGATATGGCGTCTTTTCAATGGCAATGGCTACAGGCGCTGCACTGTCCTTAAACTCCTTGTAATTGGCCATGCCGGTCATTACATAACTAAAAAGAATGAACAAAACAGTACATACCAGCAATGAACCAATGATTCCGATTGGCATATTTCTCTGCGGCCGTTTTGCTTCCTGCGCCATCGTTGCCACAATGTCAAAACCAATAAAAACAAAAAAGATCACACCAGCCCCGCGAAAAATACCACTGATGCCAAATGTACCAAATGTGCCAGGGTTTTGAGGAACATAAGGATGATAATTTTCCGGATGGATGTAATGCCATCCCACGGCAATGAATATCAGGACAATACTTACTTTTATCGTAACAATAACGGAATTAAACCATGCAGATACACCAACTCCCCTGATAATGATTGAAGTAATTCCAATGATGATAAAAATAGCAGGCAAATTAACGATTCCATGAACAAGAGTCCCGTCAGATAATGAAATGCTCTCGAAAGGAGAAAGAAACAATTGCGGAGGCAAATGGATATGATAAGTATCCAGAAACTTGATCAGGTATTGTGACCAACTGATCGCCACGGTGGCAGCACCCACCGAATATTCGAGTATCAAATCCCAGCCAATAATCCAGGCGAAGAATTCACCTAAGGTTGCATAGGAATAAGTATAAGCACTTCCGGCAACAGGAACCAGGGAAGCAAATTCAGCATAACACAAGGCACTAAAAGCACAACCAACAGCAGCCAATGCAAATGACACTGTTACAGCCGGACCGGCATAATTGGCGGCAGCAATGCCGGTGAGCGAAAACAAACCGGCGCCAATAATTACCCCGATACCAATAGTTACCAAATTGAATGCATTCAACTTTCGCTTCAGCGTATTGGAGCCTGTTTCTGCAGCTTCCTGCTGTAGAAATTCAATAGATTTCTTCAACATCTCTACGTATTTTGATTTATTTCGTATGATCCTTGCTAATTTCTCAGGCATCATTTGAAGTGCGTAAAACTAAAAGCATTATTTCAGAAAAATAATCGCCTGTTTGTGGTATAATGCCTTACCTGATTTGTGGTAAACGGATAACAGAATTCAATCATAACAACAGTTGTTTTGGAAAATATCATTTTCATTAACGATAATATTTTTACAAATTTTTCAAAAACTCATCATTTTGACATACCATAAAAAAGGTATTGAATATGCCATTTTCAGGGTACTGCATTTGAAATAAGCTATATATATTTTTGTAACTGATGAACATGTAAAGCGAA
It encodes:
- a CDS encoding glycoside hydrolase family 2 TIM barrel-domain containing protein, yielding MKLNFNEDWQFRNQENLLPSIDIPTNINFSFEGWQTICLPHTAKIEPLVIKNPWIGISWYKKDFVINPEWTNRKIFIEFEAVMQQAEVWLNGKLLMKHTGGYLPFTIDISKEVSFTKTNRLVVKANNQDNPEVPPGKPIDNLDFCYYSGIYRNVSLVVTGPLYISDPVKENRTASGGLKIWYPLVSKKEAEISVATHIRNEYPGDKTFIIACKLNDKNGKTVATAISDKQTITAGGQISVTTRLNIPDPQLWHPQHPNLYTLKVEVVENGKTVDAVQSHIGIRKFEVKDEKFLINGEPLLLVGTNRHQEYPYIGNALSDNAQYRDAMKIKQAGFNIVRLSHYPQSPAFMDACDKLGLLAIDAIPGWQFVGDDHFMQHSYQDARELIRRDRNHACVAMWELSLNESAMPDQFMENMNRIAKEESPETKLLTCGWINKYYDVFIPARQHAKPPYYWKNYDGKIQLFTAEYGDWEYFAQDAGLNQAGYAGLKADERTSRQLRGNGEKRLLQQATNYQEAHNDNLRNPHLGDANWLMFDYNRGYSPDIESSGIMDIFRLPKFSYYLYRSQSIQPTLKIASYWNEKSDYHNLKVFANCDEVALYLNEKLIERKKAGRNSISDKLPNPPFIFDLKAFTPGTLKAVGYTNNKKVAEDKITTAGSAKLLKISFDLSGKPFKANGADVIFAYVTVCDKKGNQVYESDREVQLETSTGASIIGPDHVKAEAGIATFLLRSGSRPENIIISAKSQGLLSGKSTIMSTK
- a CDS encoding amino acid permease, which codes for MLKKSIEFLQQEAAETGSNTLKRKLNAFNLVTIGIGVIIGAGLFSLTGIAAANYAGPAVTVSFALAAVGCAFSALCYAEFASLVPVAGSAYTYSYATLGEFFAWIIGWDLILEYSVGAATVAISWSQYLIKFLDTYHIHLPPQLFLSPFESISLSDGTLVHGIVNLPAIFIIIGITSIIIRGVGVSAWFNSVIVTIKVSIVLIFIAVGWHYIHPENYHPYVPQNPGTFGTFGISGIFRGAGVIFFVFIGFDIVATMAQEAKRPQRNMPIGIIGSLLVCTVLFILFSYVMTGMANYKEFKDSAAPVAIAIEKTPYLWLSQAIILAILIGYISVILVDLMGQSRVFFSMSRDGLLPRVFSTLHPKFQTPYKSNILLSIFISLFAGFVPIRVVGEMTSIGTLLAFVMVCAAVLILRKTQPDTPRSFRTPWVPVVPVLGILTCVIIMFSLPLDTWIRLVAWLIIGLVIYFSFGKKNSVLRKRMSEEI